CGGCAAGTCCTCTCGCTCACATGGAAAGACTTCATCGCACCCGAATTCCACTGGACCGATACCGATTACGGGTTCATAGCCGGCGTATTCGCCATCGTCTATGCCGCCGGAATGCTTTTTGCCGGACGGGTCATCGACTGGATGGGCACACGCAAAGGATACCTCTGGACAATCGGAATCTGGTCATTAGGCGCCTGCCTCCATGCCCTTTGCGGCATCGCCACCGAATGGTGGGTAGGCGTGGACAACGTAGAAGCGTTAAAGCAAGCCGAAGCAGGCTCAGCCCTGGCATTAAGCATCGCTACCATAAGCGTCTATTTCTTCATCGCCGCACGGTGTATCCTTGCCATTGGCGAGGCGGGCAATTTCCCCGTAGCGGCAAAAGTAGCCGCCGAGTATTTCCCGAAGAAAGACCGTGCTTTCCCCACCAGCATCTACAATAGCGGAGCGGCAATCGGCGCACTTGTCGCCCCGGTCAGCATCCCTACCCTGGCAAGCTATTTCCGCGATTTAGGCGTAGGAAACGGTTGGGAAATGGCATTCGTCATCATCGGTGCATTAGGCTTCGTATGGATGGGCTTCTGGGTATTCCTCTACAAACGCCCGCGCGAAAGCCGTTGGGTGAACGAAGCCGAGCTGGCATACATCGAACAAAATGAAGAAGAAGAAGAGCCACAAGCCTCCTCAGAGGGAGAAAACCTGCCCAAGATGTCTTTCCTGCAATGCATCCGCTACAAACAGGCATGGGCATTCGCCGTGGGCAAATTCCTGACCGATGGCATCTGGTGGTTCTTCCTGTTCTGGACCCCCGCCTACCTGAGCGATGTCTACCACCTGCCCTCTAACGCCCCGATGGCACAATTGCTCATCTTCGTCCTCTATGCCATCACGATGCTCTCCATCATCGGAGGCTGGCTTCCTACCTATTTCGTGGAAAAGAAAGGAATGAACCCCTATAAGGGACGTATGCGCGCCATGCTCATCTTCGCCTTCTTCCCCATTCTTACCCTTTTGGCGCAACCTTTGGGAGCTTACTCGTACTGGTATCCGATTATCATCATAGGCATAGCCGGAGCGGCACACCAGGCCTGGTCGTCCAACATCTATTGCACCGTAAGCGACATGTTCCCGCAAAACGCCATCGCCACTATCATCGGCTTCGGAGGCATGGCGGGAGGCATCGGCTCCTCGCTCATCAATATGGGTTCGGGAGTCC
The Phocaeicola salanitronis DSM 18170 genome window above contains:
- a CDS encoding MFS transporter, whose translation is MKTQPIKMTNFRWTICFMLFMATTINYMDRQVLSLTWKDFIAPEFHWTDTDYGFIAGVFAIVYAAGMLFAGRVIDWMGTRKGYLWTIGIWSLGACLHALCGIATEWWVGVDNVEALKQAEAGSALALSIATISVYFFIAARCILAIGEAGNFPVAAKVAAEYFPKKDRAFPTSIYNSGAAIGALVAPVSIPTLASYFRDLGVGNGWEMAFVIIGALGFVWMGFWVFLYKRPRESRWVNEAELAYIEQNEEEEEPQASSEGENLPKMSFLQCIRYKQAWAFAVGKFLTDGIWWFFLFWTPAYLSDVYHLPSNAPMAQLLIFVLYAITMLSIIGGWLPTYFVEKKGMNPYKGRMRAMLIFAFFPILTLLAQPLGAYSYWYPIIIIGIAGAAHQAWSSNIYCTVSDMFPQNAIATIIGFGGMAGGIGSSLINMGSGVLFDYAANTQLAFMGFTGKPAGYFIIFCICSVAYLIGWIIMKALVPEYKPIKPES